The following are encoded together in the Anopheles nili chromosome 3, idAnoNiliSN_F5_01, whole genome shotgun sequence genome:
- the LOC128724662 gene encoding coagulation factor XII-like: MQSTARSNTDPRTGSFSASWAAPGLRWHGTLVRNQSEHDALNSAGPLQDSDGVPVANWPPAASGSMRSTTRVVESGERTDSPLHNCTTLPPRIEPRDVQGRPAEGRSREAPGTDGGDSANGCEWCGSHLSQPPIGWVDGSKRLQSHFGTESGTIHRAIVGQTTRATVGRRLGGVPLLGKRSVSNFFDKFEDCARMHGHQMPAVHSAELLKRRRTIVGTSGAITRNDSSSDHSMKQALYRQQNCDNMSSEARIVGGTFARAGDAPFHVSLRNLAHERRYGFGSGLFCGGSLISARLVLTAAHCCKTPPSNIGVVAGIRNRYKRSSPMQFRRVFRYLCHPLWNARTLYADIALISVRVPFAVGVPPEGGLAAAVLPVKLTNRGPEPDQRCTIYGWGLTQDGVGPALHPVCLQKATIRVLELERCNSSLSVVINVPDGTLCAGSFTGGVDSCKGDSGGALVCDGALYGIVSFGWGCGLPRFPGVYTDAFWYRAWVESSARTDPATWSGTVPMVRGWSTLLGGIIMFSTVLLS, translated from the exons ATGCAATCGACCGCCCGTAGCAACACGGATCCCCGTACCGGGTCCTTTTCCGCCTCGTGGGCAGCTCCCGGTTTGCGGTGGCACGGCACGCTAGTGCGGAATCAATCGGAACACGACGCCTTGAACTCCGCCG GACCACTTCAGGACAGTGATGGCGTGCCGGTGGCAAATTGGCCTCCGGCTGCCTCAGGTAGCATGCGGTCGACCACTCGAGTGGTGGAATCTGGTGAACGAACGGACTCACCGTTGCACAATTGCACTACACTGCCACCGCGCATCGAACCGAGAGATGTCCAAGGACGTCCCGCTGAAGGACGTTCCCGTGAAGCACCGGGCACGGATGGTGGTGATTCCGCAAATGGGTGCGAATGGTGTGGTTCCCATCTGTCTCAGCCACCCatcgggtgggtggatggttcGAAAAGGCTTCAAAGTCACTTCGGCACCGAAAGTGGCACCATCCATCGGGCTATCGTGGGTCAAACGACCAGGGCAACAGTTGGACGGCGACTCGGTGGAGTGCCACTCTTGGGAAAGCGATCGGTTAGCAACTTTTTTGACAAGTTTGAAGATTGCGCCCGAATGCACGGTCATCAAATGCCAGCAGTGCACTCGGCCGAGCTCCTTAAGCGACGAAGAACCATCGTCGGTACGAGTGGTGCGATTACGCGAAATGATAGCTCTTCGGATCACTCCATGAAGCAAG CACTGTACAGACAGCAGAACTGTGACAACATGAGCTCTGAAGCTCGTATCGTCGGTGGAACGTTCGCACGAGCTGGCGATGCACCTTTTCACGTTTCGTTGCGAAATTTAGCCCACGAACGTCGGTACGGTTTCGGCAGTGGTCTGTTCTGTGGTGGATCACTCATTAGTGCCCGGCTGGTGTTGACCGCTGCACACTGCTGTAAGACACCCCCATCCAACATTGGCGTGGTAGCAGGCATACGGAACCGTTACAAGCGATCATCACCGATGCAGTTCCGTCGGGTGTTCCGATACCTGTGCCATCCACTCTGGAACGCAAGAACACTGTACGCCGATATCGCTTTGATATCCGTGCGAGTTCCATTCGCTGTTGGCGTGCCTCCTGAAGGTGGCCTTGCCGCTGCAGTGCTGCCTGTGAAGCTAACAAACCGTGGCCCCGAACCGGACCAACGATGTACCATCTACGGTTGGGGACTAACGCAAGACGGTGTCGGTCCCGCGCTTCATCCCGTCTGTCTGCAAAAGGCCACGATCCGCGTGCTGGAACTGGAACGCTGCAATAGCTCCCTGAGCGTGGTCATAAACGTACCGGACGGCACGCTCTGTGCGGGCAGCTTCACCGGTGGGGTTGACTCCTGTAAGGGCGATTCCGGTGGTGCGCTCGTGTGCGACGGTGCCCTTTATGGGATCGTTAGTTTCGGTTGGGGTTGCGGGCTGCCGCGCTTTCCCGGCGTGTACACCGACGCGTTTTGGTATCGCGCGTGGGTGGAATCGTCCGCTCGGACCGATCCTGCAACGTGGAGCGGTACCGTACCGATGGTTCGCGGCTGGAGCACGCTGCTGGGTGGAATCATAATGTTTAGCACCGTCTTGCTGTCGTAA